A genomic window from Martelella lutilitoris includes:
- a CDS encoding reverse transcriptase family protein: MKHPWDSQTFRRGARENGLDAVSIEAALSIAKAIKSTAPDLPVIFSLSHLAHLVDVSPKHLRPIVDRMSDPYRHFRLRKKSGRKGSKAPRRRYRDIYAPQPHLLRTQRWIAQNILNVLKPHSSSFAFAPDSDMLDAATQHCGCTWLLKMDVSNFFESITERQAYQVYRGCGYTALLSFELARLSTRSVDQKHYFHLQESEFPHPEAVEGYLPQGAPTSPMLANLAVRPLDMKLKRIAAELGWKYTRYADDMAFSTDRVRTRKEALQLKAIVETALTRFGLSVNQSKTRISPPGARKVLLGLLIDRERPRLTRQFKDNIETHLYALNHAKIGAQAHRDKRGFSSITGMRHHIRGLIAFAHHVDPDYAQKLYKDFNRIKW, from the coding sequence ATGAAGCATCCTTGGGACTCTCAAACTTTCAGGCGCGGAGCGCGGGAAAATGGTCTCGACGCGGTCTCGATCGAAGCTGCTCTTTCAATCGCGAAAGCTATTAAAAGTACCGCTCCAGATCTTCCTGTTATCTTCTCATTGTCTCATCTAGCGCATCTCGTTGATGTTTCCCCGAAGCACTTGAGGCCAATTGTCGACCGGATGAGCGACCCATACCGTCATTTCCGTTTACGAAAGAAAAGCGGAAGAAAGGGTAGCAAAGCTCCACGTCGAAGATATCGCGATATCTATGCTCCACAACCACACCTGTTGCGAACACAAAGGTGGATCGCTCAAAACATCCTGAACGTCCTAAAGCCTCATTCATCCAGTTTTGCCTTCGCGCCTGACAGCGACATGCTCGACGCTGCCACACAGCACTGCGGTTGCACATGGCTTCTGAAAATGGATGTCAGCAATTTCTTCGAGTCAATAACGGAACGCCAAGCCTATCAAGTCTACAGAGGCTGTGGGTATACAGCATTACTGTCATTTGAACTCGCCCGGCTTTCCACACGGTCGGTCGATCAGAAGCACTACTTTCATTTACAAGAATCAGAGTTTCCGCATCCGGAAGCTGTAGAGGGATATCTACCGCAAGGAGCCCCAACAAGCCCTATGCTAGCAAATCTGGCTGTCCGTCCTTTGGATATGAAATTGAAGAGAATCGCTGCAGAACTGGGATGGAAGTACACCCGTTATGCCGATGACATGGCATTTTCAACAGATCGCGTCAGAACCAGAAAAGAGGCTCTTCAACTAAAAGCTATAGTGGAAACTGCTCTAACGCGATTTGGACTTTCCGTGAATCAAAGCAAGACAAGAATTTCTCCACCAGGAGCTCGAAAAGTTTTGCTGGGGCTTCTTATCGACCGCGAAAGACCTCGACTCACTCGTCAGTTCAAGGACAATATCGAAACCCATCTTTATGCACTAAATCACGCGAAAATTGGTGCTCAGGCTCACCGTGACAAGCGGGGCTTCAGCTCTATAACGGGAATGCGACATCACATAAGGGGACTGATAGCTTTTGCCCACCATGTCGATCCAGATTACGCACAGAAGTTGTATAAGGACTTCAATCGCATTAAATGGTAA
- a CDS encoding phosphoribosyltransferase-like protein encodes MSNFDTADRVAARSLLDSLLLLNRDEVSELIQEQLLTLASERSGKRKSVALYAEREFQEKQLFTTEQIKLPNGLTRERAIGKKGPPSVQPIRGGRRVGSEGLISSLISQAVKKHSGIFINTPGPDRFRSKHNPISTIAIVTDFIGSGNRVLSMLDKLWNLRTIRSWHSTKLIDFVVIAAAATSDGAAVVGSHITHPDVRVGRTVPTLSSSKFDRHCSDWEELLGKFAEDHPDDEYVWGYEHSAAMVLFNYGIPNNAPSILWKAIGAIKPLYIGNAPAELSPLFWSGSKREQVERAAQERGHELDSTIDVKEQMILLVLQELRGRFTHKKQLDKKVRELSERLSLPANDIVEALSVAYLKNLIEANGRLTDKGYDELRAQSISRERDIVVPTTKKPYYPIALRASKVPSSTHRSKERS; translated from the coding sequence TTGAGCAACTTCGATACTGCCGACAGAGTGGCGGCACGGTCGTTGCTCGACAGCCTTTTATTGCTCAACCGGGATGAGGTCTCTGAGCTGATTCAAGAGCAACTGTTGACGCTTGCCTCGGAACGCTCAGGCAAACGGAAGTCAGTAGCACTGTACGCCGAGCGTGAGTTCCAAGAAAAGCAATTATTCACAACAGAGCAAATCAAACTGCCGAACGGTTTGACTAGAGAGCGTGCAATAGGCAAAAAAGGACCTCCCTCCGTGCAGCCCATCAGAGGTGGGCGGCGAGTCGGGAGCGAGGGTCTTATTAGCTCACTGATTTCTCAAGCGGTAAAAAAGCACTCAGGGATATTTATCAATACTCCTGGACCTGACCGGTTTCGTAGCAAACATAATCCCATTTCGACTATCGCAATTGTAACCGACTTCATAGGTTCGGGAAATCGTGTCCTTTCAATGCTGGATAAATTATGGAATTTGCGAACGATCCGATCGTGGCACAGCACCAAGCTAATCGACTTTGTGGTGATAGCAGCTGCAGCGACGAGCGATGGCGCGGCGGTGGTCGGATCGCACATTACTCATCCCGACGTTCGCGTCGGCAGGACTGTTCCGACCCTTAGCTCCTCAAAGTTCGATCGACACTGCAGTGACTGGGAAGAGCTTCTTGGGAAGTTTGCAGAAGACCACCCCGATGATGAATACGTTTGGGGATATGAACACTCCGCAGCGATGGTCTTGTTCAACTATGGCATTCCAAATAATGCTCCTTCTATTTTGTGGAAAGCCATAGGCGCTATAAAGCCGTTATACATCGGCAACGCCCCTGCTGAACTAAGCCCCCTATTTTGGTCAGGATCAAAAAGAGAGCAAGTCGAACGAGCAGCGCAAGAAAGGGGGCATGAGCTGGATTCCACAATTGACGTCAAAGAGCAGATGATTCTCTTGGTTCTCCAGGAACTGAGGGGCCGTTTCACACATAAAAAACAATTGGATAAAAAAGTACGGGAGCTTTCAGAAAGATTGTCCCTTCCGGCAAACGACATCGTGGAAGCGTTGAGTGTTGCCTACCTGAAAAATCTAATTGAGGCTAACGGGAGGCTTACTGACAAAGGATATGATGAATTGCGCGCTCAAAGTATCAGCAGAGAGCGAGATATTGTAGTTCCCACCACCAAAAAACCGTACTATCCTATAGCCCTGAGAGCTTCCAAGGTGCCATCTAGTACTCACCGTTCGAAAGAGCGGTCATGA
- a CDS encoding tyrosine-type recombinase/integrase: MAQIFLTDELVRTATCPASKQQEIIWDCPIGGNGKVRHGAIAGLGLRVTCSGKKAFVHAFRFNGKRVRHVLGDARILSVASARMMVLKRELNINDGRNPAADYTDYRQVHTMTVRELITEYHTGKLHRLSPAHQRSFRSLVAPWLILEGAPAKGGPRRRPQQAFGTKYADCSAEQVTPRMVAAFVNAITSDYQANAALRHVKSMYNWALKMQLIDMRNPADPIDLRHTVRHRRDYTLPQIRKLVHVIFNPPQDDLPIIEEQTGLAKRDAVLVHNKAVQMNQQMVEFCAYMGILLLTMARPNEVRQAEFDHFDLEQLIWHKHNTKGLKLSRSVSEYAYRSVPIHPRVADLVIAQRQRWPDAKHVFPCHIDHSKSRNNFQKISKRFRDHPDVPDYFQLYDLKRIAISLMLTGQGVSRDAVSHYVDHKGNIETTMIYDLGLVDPLRPVTEKLGSLLGI; encoded by the coding sequence ATGGCTCAGATATTTCTTACAGACGAGCTGGTGAGGACTGCTACCTGCCCAGCTTCAAAACAGCAGGAGATCATCTGGGATTGCCCCATCGGAGGAAATGGGAAAGTTCGGCATGGCGCAATTGCCGGGCTCGGTCTGCGGGTCACCTGTAGCGGCAAAAAAGCCTTCGTTCATGCCTTCCGCTTTAACGGTAAACGCGTTCGCCATGTGCTGGGTGATGCGCGCATCCTGTCGGTCGCTTCCGCCCGTATGATGGTGCTGAAGCGCGAGCTGAATATCAACGACGGTCGCAACCCGGCAGCAGACTATACGGATTACCGGCAGGTCCACACCATGACTGTCCGGGAGCTCATCACCGAATACCATACCGGCAAGCTGCATCGGCTGAGCCCTGCGCATCAACGAAGCTTCCGGTCATTGGTTGCACCGTGGTTGATACTCGAAGGCGCACCAGCCAAAGGGGGGCCGCGCCGACGGCCACAGCAAGCGTTCGGCACTAAATACGCGGACTGCAGCGCCGAGCAGGTGACCCCGCGTATGGTGGCCGCCTTTGTGAATGCGATCACCAGCGACTATCAGGCAAACGCGGCACTTCGGCACGTCAAGTCGATGTACAACTGGGCACTGAAGATGCAGCTCATCGACATGCGCAATCCTGCCGACCCGATCGATCTGCGGCACACGGTGCGCCACCGGCGCGACTACACTCTCCCGCAAATCCGCAAACTGGTGCATGTGATTTTCAATCCACCGCAGGATGACCTGCCGATAATTGAGGAACAGACCGGCCTGGCCAAACGGGATGCGGTGCTCGTCCATAACAAAGCCGTGCAGATGAACCAGCAGATGGTGGAGTTCTGCGCCTATATGGGCATCCTGCTGCTGACAATGGCGCGCCCGAACGAGGTCCGCCAGGCCGAGTTCGACCATTTCGACCTGGAACAGCTGATCTGGCATAAACATAATACCAAAGGCCTGAAGCTGTCCCGCAGCGTGTCAGAATATGCCTATCGATCCGTCCCGATCCATCCGCGCGTGGCGGATCTGGTCATTGCCCAGCGCCAACGCTGGCCCGATGCCAAACACGTATTTCCATGCCACATCGACCACTCAAAGAGCCGCAATAATTTTCAGAAGATTTCCAAACGCTTTCGCGATCATCCTGATGTCCCGGATTACTTCCAGCTATACGATCTCAAACGGATCGCGATTTCCCTAATGCTGACCGGGCAGGGGGTATCAAGAGACGCTGTCTCCCACTACGTCGACCACAAAGGCAACATCGAGACCACCATGATCTACGACCTCGGCCTGGTCGACCCACTGCGCCCCGTCACCGAAAAACTCGGATCACTTCTCGGCATATAA
- a CDS encoding YecA family protein: protein MAANNLDKSIVSLQREMEDIAAEMRDLIRSMPPHDLLGYLYSRYLFKAMAGGVEEGGDQEFDGPCDLINENQFLLEYVHAVLASDVEPADTKFDEALCTQLFQLARKLLARAMDFAIATSVDSKNGAFGPDTREIEYRAKANWVLLRGNRYQVLEGEFYRYVLTPHEDVLHEVYGVGAAEIAEGFQDMADAMRSGHVAAMAEMMKQFEAAQAFSQEQNRPLEDVVDELKDSGALNLKAASHAMEDMFRGGVSNVSRHTELPELLLSDLAYQRGEETEFFAAGDLSGTPYRTLPARKKPLIQLENGYYAIDPCSMRDAGYRTLLYNLLQRKPDYKELFKERQKAMSEAAFADILAFQLPDATVLNEVYYKDPKTKQWCENDTLILLDDVLFLVEAKAGAAATIASPALDFGRHAQSVKDLVIKAYQQCERFFNYLNSADEVTLYHLVDGEYKECGRVRRADYRLMIPIGLTVESFSPFSAFCKELPDIEPLLGKHAFISLSIDDLFVLKRFLSTPGQFVHYMEVRQTVAGTRRAHLFDEFDHLGAYLTKNRFDQDLVDQLKGNDLVLWDRMSEVIDKCFEGPDWEGEPLPSQTFPDELLRLLKAIGTTRSPGWLSAEGRIRDLGEEGRDEFAQSLHELRLTLPERSFRYFVLSKDNLPIFLWLQRHGTDVDWQTVNDKASAASLAFDLANPIGLLIDVSPDGQYHSAETFSVSVPAAQTAENKHVYEDARQMKERGRRVGNQRPTKRARPVKRKKIGRNELCPCGSGKKYKKCHGR, encoded by the coding sequence ATGGCCGCTAATAATCTCGATAAATCAATCGTTTCTTTGCAAAGAGAGATGGAAGATATTGCAGCGGAAATGCGCGATTTGATCCGCTCGATGCCACCTCACGACCTCCTTGGTTATCTCTATTCCCGTTATCTATTCAAAGCTATGGCAGGGGGAGTCGAAGAGGGTGGTGACCAAGAATTCGATGGCCCATGTGATTTAATCAACGAAAATCAGTTCTTACTTGAATACGTTCACGCTGTACTTGCCTCAGACGTGGAGCCTGCAGATACAAAGTTCGATGAGGCGCTTTGTACCCAGTTGTTTCAACTCGCGAGAAAGCTGCTAGCCAGAGCAATGGATTTCGCGATAGCCACTTCCGTCGATAGTAAGAATGGAGCATTTGGCCCCGACACGAGGGAAATCGAATATCGAGCGAAAGCCAATTGGGTATTGCTGCGCGGAAATCGGTATCAAGTGCTGGAAGGAGAATTCTATCGCTATGTGCTGACACCTCATGAGGATGTTTTACACGAAGTCTATGGGGTAGGTGCCGCTGAGATCGCAGAAGGGTTTCAGGACATGGCCGATGCGATGCGTAGCGGTCATGTTGCAGCCATGGCGGAAATGATGAAGCAATTTGAGGCCGCGCAGGCTTTCTCTCAAGAGCAAAATAGGCCTTTGGAAGATGTCGTTGATGAATTGAAGGATTCTGGCGCTCTAAACCTCAAAGCCGCGAGTCATGCAATGGAGGATATGTTTAGAGGAGGAGTCTCGAACGTAAGTCGCCATACGGAATTGCCGGAATTACTCTTGTCCGACCTTGCATATCAACGAGGAGAAGAAACAGAGTTTTTTGCTGCTGGAGATCTTTCTGGAACTCCGTACCGGACGCTGCCAGCACGCAAAAAACCCTTAATCCAGTTGGAAAATGGCTACTATGCCATTGATCCGTGTTCGATGAGAGATGCGGGGTATCGCACTCTACTCTATAATCTCCTTCAACGAAAACCCGATTACAAAGAGCTCTTCAAAGAGCGTCAGAAGGCGATGAGTGAAGCTGCATTCGCCGATATTCTGGCTTTTCAACTCCCTGATGCAACTGTACTGAATGAAGTTTACTACAAAGATCCTAAAACGAAGCAATGGTGTGAGAATGACACCTTGATCCTATTGGATGATGTCTTGTTTTTGGTCGAAGCAAAAGCGGGCGCGGCGGCCACGATTGCATCACCGGCGCTTGATTTTGGCCGTCACGCCCAGTCGGTAAAGGATCTCGTAATCAAAGCGTATCAGCAATGCGAGAGATTCTTTAACTATCTGAACTCTGCAGACGAGGTGACGCTCTATCACTTGGTGGATGGGGAGTACAAAGAATGTGGTCGCGTCCGTCGTGCTGACTATCGGTTGATGATTCCGATCGGCCTGACGGTCGAGTCGTTCTCTCCATTTTCAGCCTTTTGCAAGGAGCTGCCAGATATTGAACCGTTGCTTGGGAAACATGCGTTCATCTCGCTTTCAATCGATGATTTGTTCGTACTGAAGCGATTTCTCAGCACACCAGGTCAATTTGTTCATTACATGGAGGTTCGACAAACAGTCGCTGGAACACGTCGCGCTCATTTGTTCGACGAGTTTGACCATTTGGGCGCCTACCTAACAAAGAACCGTTTTGATCAAGATTTGGTTGATCAATTGAAAGGCAATGACCTCGTTCTGTGGGATCGTATGAGCGAGGTCATCGACAAATGCTTTGAGGGGCCAGATTGGGAAGGTGAGCCGCTGCCTAGCCAAACATTCCCAGATGAACTGCTAAGATTACTTAAAGCTATAGGCACTACTCGCTCACCTGGCTGGCTTTCGGCTGAAGGTCGTATTCGCGATTTAGGTGAGGAGGGACGAGATGAATTTGCGCAGAGCCTTCATGAGCTTCGCTTAACATTGCCAGAGCGGTCTTTCCGATATTTTGTTCTTTCGAAAGACAACTTGCCGATTTTTTTGTGGCTTCAAAGACATGGAACTGACGTCGATTGGCAAACAGTTAATGACAAAGCAAGTGCAGCTTCTTTGGCATTCGACCTCGCCAATCCAATAGGGCTGCTGATCGATGTAAGTCCTGATGGACAGTATCACAGCGCTGAAACCTTTTCGGTGAGTGTTCCAGCCGCGCAAACCGCCGAAAACAAGCATGTTTACGAAGATGCAAGGCAAATGAAAGAACGCGGCCGACGGGTTGGCAACCAGAGGCCAACGAAAAGAGCTCGCCCGGTCAAGCGCAAGAAAATTGGGCGCAATGAGCTGTGTCCATGCGGCAGCGGCAAGAAGTACAAAAAATGCCATGGACGCTAA
- a CDS encoding phage integrase N-terminal domain-containing protein produces MDDLTMDLTRLCRRNRDGSYGTQANRLRGLTAMANELRELGYRMPAAKSLKSKHVDALVEKWLDNEHTDATIRNRLTWLRWWAEKVDKSNVIHRDNARYGVNDRTNATRNRAKQFSQEKFNKLTCPYIKGAILLQAHFGLRREEAMKFRPQYAIGRDLISLKASWTKGGRPRVIPITTLQQRQVLQHLQKLVPGDGSLIPPQLTYVEQLKQYEYQTLKAGMRNTHGFRHTYAQQRYKVLTGQPCPINGGKLWQDMTPEEKTADRTARQTIALELGHGRISITDTYLGSAAR; encoded by the coding sequence ATGGACGATCTGACAATGGACCTGACACGGCTGTGCCGCCGTAATCGGGATGGCTCTTATGGCACACAGGCAAACAGACTGCGCGGTCTCACCGCCATGGCCAACGAGCTCCGGGAGCTCGGCTACCGGATGCCCGCCGCAAAATCACTCAAATCCAAACACGTTGACGCCCTTGTCGAGAAATGGCTCGACAACGAGCATACCGACGCCACGATCCGCAACCGGCTCACCTGGCTGCGCTGGTGGGCAGAGAAGGTCGACAAGTCCAACGTGATCCACCGCGACAACGCCCGCTACGGCGTCAACGACCGCACCAACGCAACCCGCAACCGCGCCAAACAGTTCAGCCAGGAGAAGTTCAACAAACTGACCTGCCCGTACATCAAGGGTGCGATCCTGCTGCAGGCCCATTTCGGCCTGCGCCGGGAGGAGGCGATGAAGTTCCGGCCACAGTACGCGATCGGCCGGGACCTAATCAGCCTTAAAGCCAGCTGGACCAAAGGCGGCCGCCCGCGCGTCATCCCCATAACCACCCTCCAGCAACGACAGGTCCTGCAACACCTGCAGAAGCTGGTGCCCGGCGATGGCTCCCTGATCCCACCGCAGCTGACCTATGTCGAACAGCTCAAACAGTACGAGTACCAGACGCTGAAAGCCGGGATGCGCAACACCCACGGGTTCCGGCATACCTATGCCCAGCAACGCTACAAGGTGCTGACCGGCCAGCCATGCCCCATCAACGGCGGCAAGCTCTGGCAGGACATGACTCCGGAAGAGAAGACCGCTGACCGCACAGCCCGCCAGACCATCGCCCTTGAGCTCGGCCACGGCCGCATCAGCATCACCGATACCTATCTGGGGAGTGCCGCCCGATGA